From Vanrija pseudolonga chromosome 1, complete sequence, a single genomic window includes:
- the rxt3 gene encoding Transcriptional regulatory protein rxt3: protein MSHSTAGGGGNTSGGDRQSASSEPNRAPASGLSSAFSGRPTESTPRPSVFGGGGTYPFGNYLAEKRERERLREIERDRERDRDRDRPQQKPAAGGPDTSPQRSAQSGFPRSVLSTSPTLSSRPPNPPGPAASKPSNPPPASATSSASAPRALPGLPGFASLGGRAMPGYDDRRDRFGGSAGSTADKGPGHQRTLSSSSQTQPARESLSGLSSLGQTSPVKTNIPPPPTTGSRGLYGGPPALSQGSRDPTPQRSPVQHPASVTTSPTQQPREAPPAAATASAAAKAATSTSAASSQQGRPPYSFSSTYASAYTQPYNSYGLSGSFLGSGSSYPFSGFSQQDRERRERERERDREREREREREREREREREQQQRDREREREREREREKEIEQARERERQKEREREERLRAEKERERARQPPYGVEAKPFQPPRQTSTYTDLYRPRNTPSTQPLFNEPKYTRIEVINRPDTQAPYPAANDPKPAPAAAPAQAPPPVAGGRDPRAYNYTAKPEPREYTYTPRDKRPRMDATIEEQAQPQRPRAQGGRAKRRKEDDKKSPAVQQRDWSQLTVAIKKWPEVSSAPIEAWLKTVPDLKRVIGHTVYEGSDWSLAKTTSTRSGNEGALVNVRIGGGFLGTNWKVRGEPGWDEARASGTDGAIVGLGWAEGGQARRQRKVWGTDVYTDDSDLGLVLVHAGWIRWGGPVGRSDDDIIEVTVRVVPSLVRYTATERNGVITRGWGNGHDGTSIVVEGVERVTINKKFAERLPRRAARKLAMAELARQRAILFKLNPAPIDIDHAVFGLAEEEDLIPKQPIVGPEQLVFVAGQAGFKYSPEALAGYIDQPADDSPLTRSLWTHDLEFGSMTDKYRVTLVPTDYGVPRITVSSVVIKRPKPERKKDVIANGHTDEFDDAEIVAKNLNPASAHWLPQGLALQLDVAKGFICPAETYRWILRKDGSALPDDPAAPSASPAKVAPTPQEPAGEAVDKDDAQPTTEVVEEKVEQALPDQSEPIETEEPVEATVTEAVKDTAPEPAVEPAPVADGDIVMDEAKDESTAAEAPEPEAAEVQKEVAEEPKVEVVEPEPQPTESEPEAPVEPPAAAEEPTADAATTTTATTEEPTEAAKEEPTEAAAAEVVPEGEVDDEPMDMDIDETPTPPAPVVEEPKPAESSAPTTDAAPAEASTELKETAPPVEPAPEAEAESALEEGEVPADVAAPAVEPEATAAPSTEAPSAVEPPADAEPKADAPAEEATPAEAAA from the exons ATGTCCCACTCAACcgctggtggaggaggaAACACCTCTGGTGGCGATCGCCAATCCGCGTCGTCGGAGCCGAATCGCGCCCCTGCATCGGGACTTTCATCGGCGTTCTCTGGACGCCCCACCGAATCAACACCACGCCCGAGCGTGTTTGGAGGAGGTGGAACATATCCATTTGGCAACTACCTCGCAGAGaagcgtgagcgtgagcgcctGCGTGAAATTGAGCGCGACCGGGAACGCGATCGCGACCGCGACAGGCCCCAGCAAAAGCCCGCGGCTGGGGGACCAGACACGTCCCCGCAGCGATCGGCTCAGTCTGGGTTCCCCCGATCAGTCCTGTCGACATCGCCCACGCTCTCCAGCCGGCCACCAAACCCCCCAGGTCCGGCTGCATCCAAGCCATCCAACCCCCCTCCGGCTTCGGcaacctcgtcggcctcggcacctcGTGCACTTCCCGGCTTGCCAGGCTTTGCCAGCCTGGGTGGCCGTGCCATGCCCGGTTATGACGACAGGCGCGACCGCTTCGGTGGGAGCGCTGGCTCAACGGCCGACAAAGGACCCGGCCATCAACGAACACTTTCGAGCTCTAGTCAGACTCAGCCAGCGCGCGAAAGTCTGAGCGGCCTTTCATCCCTCGGCCAGACAAGCCCTGTGAAGACCAACATCCCGCCTCCGCCCACTACAGGTTCGCGCGGCCTGTACGGAGGTCCTCCTGCCCTTTCGCAGGGCTCGCGCGACCCCACTCCCCAGAGGTCGCCCGTTCAGCACCCCGCGTCTGTCAcaacctcgcccacccaGCAGCCGCGTGAAGCTCCtcctgcggcggcgacggcttCAGCGGCTGCAaaggcggcgacctcgacgtccgcGGCTTCTTCGCAGCAGGGGCGACCCCCGTACTCTTTCAGCTCGACGTACGCGTCAGCCTACACTCAGCCCTACAACTCTTATGGCTTGAGCGGCTCTTTCCTTGGATCCGGGTCATCGTATCCGTTCAGCGGCTTCTCGCAGCAggaccgcgagcgccgcgagcgcgaacgTGAGCGAgatcgcgagcgcgagcgtgagagggagagggagcgTGAGAGGGAaagggagcgcgagcagcaacaacgcgacagggagagggagagggagcgtgaacgcgagcgcgagaaaGAAATTGAACAGGCCCGCGAACGCGAACGCCAAAAGGAACGCGAACGCGAGGAGCGTCTCCGCGCCGAGAAggaacgcgagcgcgccaggcAGCCGCCctacggcgtcgaggccaagccaTTCCAACCGCCCCGTCAGACCTCGACCTACACAGACCTGTATCGTCCGCGGAACACGCCTTCTACTCAGCCCCTGTTCAACGAGCCCAAGTACACGCGCATCGAGGTCATCAACCGCCCCGACACCCAGGCTCCATACCCGGCTGCGAACGACCCCAAGCCCGCTCCTGCGGCAGCTCCGGCTCAGGCGCCACCCCCTGTTGCTGGAGGAAGAGACCCTCGTGCCTACAACTACACTGCCAAGCCTGAGCCTCGCGAGTACACTTACACGCCCCGAGACAAGAGACCTCGAATGGACGCGACGATCGAGGAACAGGCGCAACCCCAGCGCCCGCGAGCCCAAGGTGGCCGTGCGAAGCGTCGCAAGGAGGATGACAAGAAGTCTCCCGCTGTTCAGCAGCGTGACTGGTCTCAACTCACGGTTGCTATCAAGAAGTGGCCTGAAGTTTCAAGCGCGCCGATCGAGGCGTGGCTCAAGACGGTACCCGACCTCAAACGTGTCATCGGCCACACAGTTTACGAAGGTTCAGACTGGTCCCTTGCCAAGACGACCTCGACTCGTTCAGGCAACGAAGGCGCATTAGTTAACGTCAGGATTGGCGGCGGATTCTTGGGCACCAACTGGAAGGTCCGAGGCGAGCCCGGCTGGGACGAGGCACGCGCATCCGGCACAGACGGGGCAATTGTGGGGCTCGGTTGGGCCGAAGGTGGTCAGGCTCGCAGACAGCGCAAAGTCTGGGGCACCGATGTGTACACCGATGACTCGGACCTCGGTCTTGTGCTCGTGCACGCCGGCTGGATTAGATGGGGCGGCCCCGTTGGCCGCAGCGATGACGACATTATCGAGGTTACCGTCCGTGTCGTGCCCAGTCTAGTCCGCTATACTGCAACCGAACGGAACGGGGTCATCACTCGTGGCTGGGGCAACGGCCATGACGGGACCAGCATTGTGGTGgaaggcgtcgagcgcgtaaCGATCAACAAGAAGTTTGCCGAGCGGCTcccccgccgtgccgcaCGGAAGCTGGCCATGGCCGAACTTGCCCGACAGCGCGCCATTCTCTTCAAGCTTAACCCAGCGCCCATCGACATCGACCACGCTGTGTTCGGCCtggctgaggaggaggacctAATCCCCAAGCAACCCATCGTCGGCCCTGAGCAGCTGGTGTTCGTTGCGGGCCAGGCCGGGTTCAAATACTCGCCAGAAGCACTGGCTGGGTACATTGATCAGCCAGCTGATGACAGCCCCTTGACCCGGTCTTTGTGGACGCACGACCTTGAGTTTGGCTCCATGACGGACAA ATACCGAGTCACCCTTGTTCCTACCGACTACGGCGTTCCCAGGATTACGGTCTCATCCGTGGTCATCAAGAGGCCGAAGCCCGAGCGTAAGAAGGACGTGATCGCCAATGGTCATACGGACGAgttcgacgacgccgaaATTGTTGCCAAGAACCTCAACCCCGCTTCCGCGCATTGGCTTCCGCAAGGGCTAGCGCTGCAGCTCGATGTTGCCAAGGGCTTTATCTGCCCAGCCGAGACCTACCGCTGGATCCTGCGGAAGGACGGCTCCGCTCTCCCTGATGACCCAGCCGCGCCGTCTGCTTCCCCCGCAAAGGTGGCCCCTACCCCGCAGGAGCCCGCCGGGGAGGCTGTCGACAAGGACGATGCCCAGCCTACGACCGAGGTCGTGGAGGAGAAGGTTGAGCAGGCCCTTCCTGATCAGAGCGAGCCAATCGAGACGGAAGAGCCCGTTGAGGCGACCGTCACGGAGGCTGTTAAGGATACCGCCCCAGAGCCTGCAGTGGAACCTGCTCCTGTCGCCGATGGCGACATCGTCATGGACGAGGCAAAGGACGAGTCGACCGCTGCGGAGGCTCCAGAGCCTGAGGCGGCGGAAGTACAGAAGGAGGTTGCGGAGGAGCCCAAGGTTGAGGTGGTGGAGCCCGAACCGCAGCCGACGGAGTcggagcccgaggcgccTGTTGAACCGCCAGCAGCTGCCGAGGAGCCaacggccgacgccgccaccaccacaaccgCTACCACTGAGGAGCCCACCGAAGCAGCAAAGGAGGAGCCCACCgaagctgctgctgcggaggTGGTCCCTGAGGgagaggtcgacgacgagccgatgGACATGGACATCGACGAAACGCCAACCCCTCCTGCGCCGGTGGTCGAGgagcccaagcccgccgagTCTAGTGCACCTACGACCGATGCGGCGCCAGCCGAAGCGAGCACCGAACTCAAGGAGACCGCCCCTCCTGTCGAACCTGCACCggaagccgaggccgagtctgctctggaggagggcgaggtgccAGCCGATGTGGCTGCTCCCGCCGTTGAGCCTGAGGCCACGGCAGCCCCATCAACAGAGGCTCCAAGCGCCGTTGAGCCTCCTGCCGACGCAgagccca